In Burkholderia contaminans, the following proteins share a genomic window:
- a CDS encoding sugar ABC transporter ATP-binding protein — translation MSRSESPRPLLEMRGISKTFPAVRALDNVSLTVYPGEIHSLMGENGAGKSTLMKILSGAYRADAGGEILIDGARIDIDGPLAARDAGVAVIYQELCLSPNLSVAENIYIGRELRRGNRRWGTIDRAAMARGCEDVLARLGASFGPDTLVGTLSIAEQQLVEIARAVHTRARILVMDEPTTPLSSRETEHLFRLIRQLREEGLAIIYISHRMAEIYELSDRVSVLRDGTYVGTLERASLSAERLVAMMVGRDISGFYKKEHAPYDPGHLLLSVRDIADGARVRGCSLDLHAGEVLGIAGLVGAGRTELARLIFGAEPRVRGDVKVGERTFGAHSPRDAIDAGLVYLTEDRKRQGLFLDMSVRDNINISVCNRDARLGALDLARGAERAQDAIASLSIRVPNANVNVGALSGGNQQKVLLSRLLETKPRVLILDEPTRGVDIGAKSEIYRIINELARAGVGVIVISSELPEIIGVADRVLVMREGEIAGELGGYTPTPITQEAIIALATGSQAELADAH, via the coding sequence ATGTCGCGATCTGAGTCGCCCCGCCCGTTGCTCGAGATGCGCGGGATCAGCAAGACGTTCCCGGCCGTGCGCGCGCTCGACAACGTCAGCCTGACCGTCTATCCCGGCGAGATCCACTCGCTGATGGGCGAAAACGGCGCCGGCAAATCGACGCTGATGAAAATCCTGTCGGGCGCATACCGCGCCGACGCCGGCGGCGAGATCCTGATCGACGGCGCCCGCATCGACATCGACGGCCCGCTTGCCGCGCGCGATGCGGGCGTCGCGGTGATCTACCAGGAACTGTGCCTGTCGCCGAACCTGAGCGTCGCGGAAAACATCTACATCGGCCGCGAACTGCGGCGCGGCAACCGGCGCTGGGGCACGATCGACCGCGCGGCGATGGCGCGCGGCTGCGAGGACGTGCTCGCGCGCCTCGGTGCATCGTTCGGCCCCGACACACTCGTCGGTACGCTGTCGATCGCGGAGCAGCAACTCGTCGAGATCGCGCGTGCCGTGCACACCCGCGCACGCATCCTCGTGATGGACGAGCCGACCACGCCGCTGTCCTCGCGCGAAACCGAGCACCTGTTCCGCCTGATCCGCCAGTTGCGCGAGGAAGGTCTCGCGATCATCTACATCAGCCACCGGATGGCGGAAATCTACGAGCTGTCCGACCGGGTGTCGGTGCTGCGCGACGGCACGTACGTCGGCACGCTCGAACGCGCATCGCTGTCGGCCGAGCGCCTCGTCGCGATGATGGTCGGGCGCGACATCTCCGGCTTCTACAAGAAGGAACATGCACCGTACGACCCCGGCCACCTGCTGCTGTCGGTGCGCGACATCGCCGACGGCGCGCGCGTGCGCGGCTGCAGCCTCGACCTGCACGCCGGCGAAGTGCTCGGCATCGCGGGGCTCGTCGGTGCAGGCCGCACCGAACTCGCGCGGCTGATCTTCGGCGCCGAACCACGTGTGCGCGGCGACGTGAAGGTGGGCGAACGCACGTTCGGCGCGCACTCGCCGCGCGACGCAATCGACGCGGGCCTCGTCTACCTGACCGAAGACCGCAAGCGCCAGGGCCTGTTCCTCGACATGAGCGTGCGCGACAACATCAACATCTCGGTCTGCAACCGAGACGCGCGGCTCGGTGCACTCGATCTCGCGCGCGGCGCCGAACGCGCGCAGGACGCCATTGCGTCGCTGTCGATCCGCGTGCCGAACGCGAACGTCAACGTCGGCGCGCTGTCGGGCGGCAACCAGCAGAAAGTGCTGCTGTCGCGCCTGCTCGAGACGAAGCCGCGCGTGCTGATTCTCGATGAACCGACGCGCGGCGTCGACATCGGCGCGAAATCCGAGATCTACCGGATCATCAACGAACTGGCCCGGGCCGGCGTGGGTGTCATCGTGATCTCGAGCGAACTGCCGGAGATCATCGGTGTCGCAGACCGCGTGCTCGTGATGCGCGAAGGGGAAATCGCCGGAGAGCTTGGCGGATACACGCCGACTCCCATCACGCAGGAAGCCATCATCGCGCTCGCCACCGGCTCGCAAGCCGAGCTCGCCGACGCGCACTGA
- the phnC gene encoding phosphonate ABC transporter ATP-binding protein, producing the protein MKLEKDRDVLSLKGVSVRYVDSTVALHPTSLDVKQGEFLVLLGASGAGKSTLLRSINGLVLPTKGEVSIPGLAGGVVNAKTLREHRKRCGMVFQQHHLIGRQSVLRNVLMGKLGDRGAFASLWPWSKKDKLEALTVIERVGLLEKALSRADALSGGQQQRVGIARALIQKPRILLADEPVASLDPATAHSVLTLLHEICKKDHLTAIVSLHQVELARSFADRIIGLRQGAVVFEGRAEQLSPDVARNLYAKQSNASNTSASTDSPRTLQSSQTKELLPC; encoded by the coding sequence ATGAAGTTGGAGAAGGACCGAGACGTTCTGAGTCTCAAGGGAGTTTCCGTCCGCTACGTTGACTCGACCGTGGCCTTGCACCCGACGAGTCTGGATGTGAAGCAGGGAGAGTTTTTGGTGCTTCTGGGCGCCTCGGGCGCAGGGAAGTCCACCTTGTTACGAAGCATCAATGGACTGGTGCTGCCCACAAAAGGCGAGGTATCGATACCTGGCCTGGCAGGTGGGGTAGTCAACGCAAAGACGCTGAGAGAGCACCGCAAGCGCTGTGGGATGGTTTTCCAGCAGCATCATCTGATTGGACGTCAGTCGGTCCTCAGGAATGTTCTGATGGGAAAGCTCGGTGACAGGGGTGCATTCGCTTCGCTATGGCCGTGGAGCAAGAAGGACAAGCTGGAGGCGCTCACAGTGATTGAGCGTGTCGGGCTGCTCGAAAAGGCGCTCTCCCGGGCTGATGCCTTGTCTGGGGGGCAGCAGCAGCGCGTAGGCATAGCTAGGGCGCTAATACAGAAGCCACGAATCCTGCTGGCCGATGAGCCTGTTGCCAGCCTGGACCCGGCAACCGCACATAGCGTGCTCACCTTGTTGCATGAGATCTGCAAAAAGGACCACCTCACCGCAATCGTGAGTCTTCACCAGGTGGAGCTCGCGCGCTCGTTTGCAGACCGAATCATTGGGCTCCGCCAGGGAGCTGTTGTATTCGAGGGTAGGGCAGAGCAGCTGAGTCCTGATGTTGCGCGGAACCTCTATGCAAAGCAGTCCAACGCTTCCAACACGAGTGCGTCCACTGATAGCCCCCGAACTCTTCAATCCAGTCAAACCAAGGAGCTCTTGCCATGCTGA
- the phnD gene encoding phosphate/phosphite/phosphonate ABC transporter substrate-binding protein, with translation MLNRRNFSLVVSAASFAALLPLWAHAQGKDPSKLRVALLPDENAASIIQNAQPLKRYLEQQLKKDVEIVVTTDYSSMIEAMRFGRIEVAYFGPFSYVLAKSKASGIEPFAVGVERGSPTYQSVLIATAGGPVKTLEDVRGKPFGFGDQASTSSHLAPRAHLLKKYKLDGEKDYRPVHLGAHDAVARAVQSGQIPAGALSKPILDNLIARGSIDATKIVQLDLSAPIPNYPVVMQGDLKPELKAAIRSAFLDMKDAEVLKAFRVQAFAATDDAAYDVLRDTATILKLDLGRMQ, from the coding sequence ATGCTGAATCGCCGTAACTTCTCTCTTGTTGTCAGCGCAGCTTCTTTTGCTGCACTCCTTCCTCTGTGGGCTCATGCGCAGGGAAAGGATCCATCAAAGCTTCGTGTCGCCCTTCTTCCAGATGAGAACGCTGCCAGCATCATCCAGAACGCGCAGCCTCTTAAGCGCTATCTTGAACAGCAGCTCAAGAAGGATGTTGAGATTGTGGTGACTACCGATTACTCCTCGATGATCGAGGCAATGCGGTTCGGTCGGATTGAGGTAGCGTACTTTGGACCGTTTTCGTACGTTTTGGCCAAATCTAAGGCGTCCGGGATTGAGCCCTTTGCGGTGGGCGTTGAACGTGGGTCGCCCACATACCAGTCGGTCCTCATCGCAACGGCCGGAGGGCCGGTGAAAACGCTTGAAGACGTGCGCGGCAAGCCCTTCGGATTTGGCGACCAGGCGTCCACATCAAGCCACCTTGCACCACGTGCACACCTGCTCAAGAAGTACAAGCTTGATGGTGAGAAGGACTATCGGCCAGTTCACCTTGGGGCACATGACGCGGTCGCACGTGCGGTGCAGTCGGGTCAGATTCCAGCCGGGGCTCTGTCCAAGCCGATTCTGGACAACCTCATCGCTCGAGGAAGCATTGATGCCACGAAGATTGTTCAGCTTGACCTTTCTGCTCCCATTCCAAACTATCCGGTCGTCATGCAGGGGGACCTCAAGCCTGAGCTCAAAGCTGCCATCCGCTCTGCCTTTCTGGACATGAAGGATGCTGAGGTGCTCAAGGCGTTTCGTGTCCAGGCGTTTGCCGCCACTGATGACGCTGCATATGACGTCCTTAGGGATACCGCAACCATCCTGAAGCTTGATTTGGGCCGTATGCAATGA
- a CDS encoding ROK family protein, giving the protein MRSPHFGQGSNSANVRRYNERLLLKTLRRAGSASKADLARLASMTGTAVGSIIASLADAKLIEFAGRTEGQRGQPASLIRLDPSGAFGIGVHLDRMRIETALVNFAGDVLGRRSHDTLLPPPADVLEIVRHDIDAMQALLPDHERARLTGVGVAQPYNLGAWMRELGLAPDTFRAWEDVDFAADLGRTLSLPVFGENDGNAAAIAELFYGYGRQCDDFVYLFIGPAIGGGIAIDGDCLRGVTGNAGDIAVIPVPPSRLASAPPPRGPWDILLARASLHALVRHLRHHGETVDNRADLEACIARGLPAVDEWIDDCVDALAPALRAVLCVVDAPVVVLDADTDAGLLDAVTTRLRAALVATAPEARGTPVLVRGTFGADAGAIGAATLPMFFNFSPRAGILKGARTDSQEVNHVAI; this is encoded by the coding sequence ATGAGAAGCCCGCACTTCGGCCAGGGAAGCAACTCGGCCAACGTGCGCCGTTACAACGAGCGCCTGCTGCTGAAGACGTTGCGCCGCGCAGGCAGCGCGTCGAAGGCCGACCTCGCCCGCCTCGCGAGCATGACGGGAACGGCGGTCGGCAGCATCATCGCGTCGCTCGCCGATGCGAAGCTGATCGAATTCGCGGGCCGCACCGAAGGCCAGCGCGGCCAGCCGGCCTCACTGATCCGCCTCGACCCGAGCGGCGCGTTCGGCATCGGCGTCCATCTCGACCGCATGCGCATCGAAACGGCACTCGTCAACTTCGCCGGCGACGTGCTCGGCCGCCGCTCGCACGACACGCTGCTGCCGCCGCCCGCCGATGTGCTCGAAATCGTCCGCCACGACATCGACGCGATGCAGGCGCTGCTCCCCGACCACGAGCGCGCCCGCCTGACCGGCGTCGGCGTCGCGCAGCCTTACAACCTCGGCGCGTGGATGCGCGAGCTCGGCCTCGCACCCGACACGTTCCGCGCGTGGGAGGACGTCGATTTCGCGGCCGACCTCGGCCGCACGCTGTCGCTGCCGGTATTCGGCGAAAACGACGGCAACGCGGCCGCGATCGCCGAACTGTTCTACGGATACGGCCGGCAGTGCGACGACTTCGTCTACCTGTTCATCGGGCCGGCGATCGGCGGCGGCATCGCGATCGACGGCGATTGCCTGCGCGGCGTGACCGGCAATGCGGGCGACATCGCGGTCATCCCCGTGCCGCCGAGCCGGCTGGCCTCCGCGCCGCCGCCGCGCGGCCCGTGGGACATCCTGCTCGCGCGTGCATCGCTGCATGCGCTCGTACGCCATCTGCGCCATCACGGCGAGACGGTCGACAACCGGGCCGATCTCGAAGCGTGCATCGCTCGCGGCCTGCCCGCCGTCGACGAATGGATCGACGATTGCGTCGACGCGCTGGCGCCGGCATTGCGCGCGGTGCTGTGCGTGGTCGATGCGCCGGTGGTCGTGCTCGACGCCGATACCGACGCGGGCCTGCTCGACGCGGTCACGACGCGCCTGCGCGCGGCGCTCGTGGCCACCGCGCCCGAAGCGCGCGGCACGCCGGTGCTCGTACGCGGCACGTTCGGCGCCGATGCCGGTGCGATCGGTGCGGCCACGCTGCCGATGTTCTTCAACTTCTCCCCGCGGGCCGGCATCCTCAAGGGCGCCCGCACCGACTCGCAGGAGGTCAACCATGTCGCGATCTGA
- the istB gene encoding IS21-like element helper ATPase IstB, whose product MNTIASSRSAADAARLPLMLGELRLPTMKRLWADLAEQSNREGWPAERFLGVLLEQEVNERETRRLARARIDSHLPPDKSLASFDFDAVPAVSKAHVTALAEADGWLAQGHNLLAFGPPGVGKTHLIAGIGHALIDHGYKVLFVRTSDLVQRLQAARRDLRLPGELAKLDRFDLIILDDLSYARRDQAETSVLFELIAERYERKSIAITANAPFSAWDEVFPDKAMTIAAVDRLVHHATILEMNVDSYRRRAALPARRQRSATTTTQ is encoded by the coding sequence CGCCTACCCCTCATGCTGGGGGAGCTGAGGCTTCCCACGATGAAGCGGCTGTGGGCAGACTTGGCCGAGCAGTCCAACCGCGAAGGCTGGCCGGCAGAACGCTTCTTGGGCGTGCTGCTCGAGCAGGAGGTCAACGAGCGTGAGACGCGCCGGCTTGCGCGCGCACGCATCGACAGCCATCTGCCGCCGGACAAGAGCCTGGCAAGCTTCGACTTCGATGCCGTGCCGGCGGTCTCCAAGGCTCACGTCACGGCGTTGGCCGAGGCCGATGGCTGGCTCGCACAAGGGCACAACTTGCTCGCCTTCGGACCGCCGGGCGTCGGCAAGACCCACCTCATCGCCGGCATCGGCCATGCCCTCATCGACCACGGCTACAAGGTCCTCTTCGTGCGCACGAGCGACTTGGTGCAACGCCTGCAAGCGGCGCGCCGAGACCTGCGATTGCCGGGGGAACTCGCCAAGCTCGATCGCTTCGATCTGATCATCCTGGACGATCTGAGCTATGCGCGTCGCGACCAAGCCGAGACCTCGGTGCTGTTCGAGCTGATCGCAGAGCGGTACGAGAGAAAGAGCATCGCCATCACGGCCAACGCACCGTTCTCGGCATGGGACGAGGTCTTCCCCGACAAGGCCATGACGATCGCCGCGGTCGACCGCCTCGTGCATCACGCGACGATCCTGGAGATGAACGTGGACAGCTACCGCCGCCGCGCTGCGTTGCCGGCTCGCCGGCAACGCAGCGCAACGACAACTACTCAATGA
- the phnE gene encoding phosphonate ABC transporter, permease protein PhnE has translation MTSAAFENIISRDKREQFIGLRNTAFVLLVCLVALYVTGFFDAQRFIEGAPAVKQLSSEMVPPNFDRWEHWVIPLRDTLAMSIAGTALTIVLSLPLALLAAPNTTPNPLVGRVARVILAAFRSVPEIILGILFVAAVGFGALPGVLALALHSTGMVAKFYAEAIEHVDPKPLEAAAAVGASRFQVISHAVIPQVLPQLADITIYRWEYHFRASAVLGIVGAGGIGFELMAALRLVKYDEVSAILLSILACVLVVDSIGSMLRKRLK, from the coding sequence ATGACCTCGGCTGCATTCGAGAACATCATCAGTCGCGACAAGCGGGAGCAGTTCATTGGACTGCGCAATACAGCGTTCGTCCTTCTGGTTTGCCTTGTAGCCCTGTACGTCACGGGGTTCTTCGATGCACAGCGGTTCATCGAAGGCGCCCCGGCTGTCAAGCAGCTCTCATCTGAGATGGTCCCTCCCAACTTCGACCGCTGGGAGCACTGGGTCATCCCGCTGAGGGACACCTTGGCGATGTCGATTGCCGGCACAGCACTGACTATCGTGCTTTCACTTCCGCTGGCGCTCCTGGCGGCTCCAAACACCACCCCCAATCCTTTGGTGGGAAGAGTGGCCAGAGTCATCCTGGCGGCATTCCGGTCCGTGCCAGAAATCATTCTTGGCATTCTGTTCGTGGCAGCCGTAGGGTTTGGTGCTCTACCTGGGGTGCTCGCACTAGCGTTGCATTCCACGGGAATGGTCGCAAAGTTTTACGCGGAAGCCATTGAGCACGTGGATCCGAAGCCACTTGAAGCAGCTGCTGCGGTAGGCGCAAGCCGCTTTCAGGTCATCTCGCATGCCGTTATCCCCCAAGTCCTTCCACAGTTGGCAGACATAACCATCTATCGCTGGGAGTACCACTTCAGGGCCTCCGCAGTACTTGGCATTGTCGGTGCAGGTGGCATCGGCTTCGAGCTGATGGCAGCACTTCGCCTTGTCAAGTATGACGAGGTCTCAGCCATCCTTCTGTCGATTCTTGCCTGTGTCCTCGTGGTTGACAGCATTGGATCGATGCTGCGAAAGCGTCTCAAGTAA
- a CDS encoding NAD(P)-dependent oxidoreductase, producing the protein MNHRKIVVTQPVHEEVLRKLQAEGEVIMNPGPDPWSPSQLREYLVDADAMMAFMTDSVTKESLLNAPRLKTISCALKGYDNFDLRACAQAGVSVTFVPDLLTEPTAELAIGLAIAAGRNVLQGDAATRAGYSGWRPALYGTGLHGSVASVIGLGKVGQAILARLAGFGCARLLGVDPSVRLDQVELVTLDEAVSTSDYVFLAVPLVSDTRHLVDSRMLQLSKKGQILVNVGRGSVVDERAVVDALANEQLGAYAADVYEMEDWLLPDRPREIHPGLTNNARTVLTPHIGSAVRRVRFEIEMRAAENLVRSLRGESLSDVAVEASAAA; encoded by the coding sequence ATGAATCATCGGAAAATCGTCGTAACGCAGCCAGTTCATGAAGAGGTTCTAAGGAAGCTCCAGGCTGAGGGTGAGGTCATCATGAATCCAGGGCCTGACCCCTGGAGCCCCAGCCAGCTCAGGGAGTACCTCGTGGATGCTGATGCCATGATGGCCTTCATGACAGACAGTGTGACCAAAGAGTCGCTGCTGAACGCTCCCAGGCTCAAGACCATCTCCTGTGCACTCAAGGGGTACGACAACTTCGACCTGAGGGCTTGCGCACAAGCCGGGGTGAGCGTCACCTTTGTTCCTGACCTCCTCACAGAGCCCACAGCCGAGCTGGCCATCGGATTGGCTATTGCTGCTGGCAGGAACGTGCTTCAGGGTGACGCCGCTACAAGAGCAGGCTACTCTGGGTGGAGGCCAGCTCTATACGGAACCGGGCTTCATGGGTCGGTGGCCAGCGTGATCGGTCTCGGAAAAGTTGGGCAGGCCATATTGGCGCGACTCGCGGGCTTTGGCTGCGCGCGGCTGCTTGGTGTAGACCCAAGTGTGCGTCTAGATCAGGTCGAACTGGTCACGCTTGATGAGGCTGTCAGCACATCGGACTATGTGTTCCTGGCAGTGCCTCTTGTTAGCGATACGCGCCACCTGGTTGACTCCAGGATGCTTCAACTATCGAAAAAGGGCCAGATCCTTGTAAACGTGGGTAGGGGGTCTGTGGTCGACGAAAGGGCGGTTGTCGATGCCTTGGCGAATGAGCAACTTGGCGCGTACGCCGCTGACGTCTATGAGATGGAAGATTGGCTACTTCCAGACAGACCTCGCGAAATTCATCCGGGATTGACCAACAACGCCAGAACAGTACTCACTCCCCACATCGGCTCGGCTGTGAGACGCGTACGGTTCGAAATTGAAATGCGGGCTGCTGAGAACCTAGTCCGCTCACTCAGGGGCGAGAGTTTGAGTGATGTTGCTGTCGAGGCCAGCGCGGCAGCATAG
- a CDS encoding epoxyqueuosine reductase QueH: MNTTVERKALALPGGHDKVLLHSCCAPCSGEVMEAMLASGIDYTIFFYNPNIHPLKEYELRKNENIRFAEQFGVPFVDADYDRDNWFERAKGMEHEPERGVRCTMCFDMRFERTALYAHEHGFPVITSSLGISRWKNMQQINDCGVRAAAKYSGLMYWEYNWRKGGGSARMIEISKRENFYQQEYCGCVYSLRDTNRHRVESGRERIQLGVTFYGDEQPPKD, from the coding sequence ATGAACACCACCGTCGAACGCAAAGCGCTTGCGCTGCCCGGAGGCCACGACAAGGTGCTGCTGCATTCGTGCTGCGCGCCGTGCTCAGGCGAGGTCATGGAGGCCATGCTGGCCTCGGGCATTGACTACACCATCTTTTTCTACAACCCCAACATTCATCCGCTCAAGGAATACGAGCTGCGCAAGAACGAGAACATCCGCTTCGCGGAGCAGTTCGGCGTGCCCTTCGTCGATGCGGACTACGACCGGGACAACTGGTTCGAGCGCGCCAAGGGCATGGAGCACGAGCCCGAACGCGGCGTGCGCTGCACCATGTGCTTCGACATGCGTTTCGAGCGCACGGCGCTGTATGCGCATGAGCACGGCTTTCCGGTGATCACCAGTTCCCTGGGCATCTCGCGCTGGAAGAACATGCAGCAGATCAATGACTGCGGCGTGCGTGCGGCGGCCAAGTACTCTGGCCTGATGTACTGGGAATACAACTGGCGCAAGGGCGGCGGCTCGGCGCGCATGATCGAGATCAGCAAGCGCGAGAACTTCTACCAACAGGAATACTGCGGCTGCGTCTACTCGCTGCGCGACACGAACCGCCACCGCGTGGAAAGCGGCCGCGAGCGCATCCAGCTCGGCGTGACGTTCTACGGTGACGAACAGCCCCCCAAAGATTGA
- a CDS encoding methylenetetrahydrofolate reductase, which yields MLHSDKSKPIGNITDAYSLEVNAKDISALTAAAPRVLPGSTISIPYLANQDNDARLAAAQAVRGLGFEPMPHLAARRIASFAKLESFIQRAVAEAGVKRCFVIAGDPSTPLGPFADSSSLIESGVFERSGIQMVGVGGHPEGHPVMSTSDRWKVLEHKCRCIEGRGMAPLIVTQFAFDADIVLAWLEALRGRGVEHPVRVGVPGPAGVAVLARYAALCGVSACASMLSKYGISISKLFGIAGPDLFVDRLTTRLTEAHGKVSLHFFPFGGIAQSVKWVEQYCSRAEPEQPIDTAPM from the coding sequence TTGCTTCATTCCGACAAGTCCAAGCCCATCGGCAACATCACCGACGCCTATTCGTTAGAGGTCAACGCGAAGGATATCTCTGCGCTGACCGCAGCGGCGCCGCGTGTATTGCCCGGGTCAACCATTTCCATTCCCTACCTGGCGAACCAGGACAACGACGCGCGACTGGCCGCAGCGCAGGCCGTTCGCGGACTCGGCTTTGAGCCCATGCCTCACCTCGCTGCACGCCGTATCGCCTCGTTCGCAAAACTGGAGTCGTTCATCCAGCGCGCGGTCGCGGAAGCCGGCGTCAAGCGTTGCTTCGTGATCGCTGGAGATCCGTCCACCCCGCTGGGGCCGTTTGCCGACAGCTCCTCACTGATCGAATCAGGCGTGTTCGAGCGCTCGGGCATTCAGATGGTCGGCGTGGGTGGCCATCCCGAGGGCCATCCGGTCATGAGCACATCTGATCGTTGGAAAGTGCTCGAACACAAGTGTCGCTGCATCGAAGGGCGCGGCATGGCGCCCTTGATCGTCACGCAATTTGCCTTCGATGCCGACATCGTGCTGGCCTGGCTGGAAGCCCTGCGCGGGCGTGGCGTCGAACATCCCGTACGCGTGGGCGTGCCGGGCCCTGCAGGCGTGGCGGTGCTGGCGCGCTATGCCGCCTTGTGTGGCGTTAGCGCATGCGCGTCGATGTTGTCCAAGTACGGCATCTCGATCAGCAAGCTGTTCGGCATAGCAGGCCCGGATCTCTTTGTGGATCGTCTGACCACCCGCCTGACCGAAGCACATGGAAAGGTGAGCCTGCATTTCTTTCCATTCGGAGGCATCGCTCAGTCCGTGAAGTGGGTAGAGCAGTACTGCTCGCGTGCCGAGCCTGAACAACCCATCGACACGGCTCCCATGTGA